The stretch of DNA GCGCCCGCAGCGGTTCCGCATGCGGGCCACGACCGGCGTCTCCGGCCCTGAACTCGACCTCGGCAGCAACGACGAACGCTTCTGGATCTGGGCCCGCCGTAATGACCCGCCCGCGCTCTACACGGCGCGGCACGACCAGTGGGCCACGAGCCCGATGAAGGGCCAAGTCCCGATCGAGCCGGCGTGGCTGATCGACGCCTTGGGACTCGTCCAGCTCGACCCCACCGCGGCGTACGTCGGCCCCCTGCCCCGCGACAACAACACGATCGAGCTTCGCGCGCAAACTGCCAACGGCGTGCGGGTGTTGATCGTCGACGCTCAGACCGCCTGGGTGCGCGAACAACACGTCTACGATAACGCCGGCGCGCTGACGGCGAGCGTCGTCGCCGACAACTTCCGCTACGACCAGACGACGCAGACCTCGCTCCCCGAGCGCGTCCGGGTGAACGTCCCCGCGGCAGGACTCGACCTCACGATCAACGCGGGCCAAATCGTCATCAACGCCCCCGTAGGCGACGGCGGTCAGCTCTGGAGCCTGCCGCAGTTGGGGTCGTACCCCGTGGTGGACCTGATCGCCCCCGGCGGCGTGCAAGGCGCCACGAAGGGCCCCTGGGACCTCTCAGGAACCGGCTCGGTGTACGGCCAGCCCGGCTCGCTTGTCGAGTCGTACGCGTCAACGACGCCCGTCGCATCACAAGCAACGGCGCCAATCACGACGGCGCCGACCACACGCGCGCCGAACACGCCCAGTCAAAGGCCGAGCGTTTATCCTTCGCCGGCGACCGCACAGGTGGCGCCCGTAACGTTGCCGCAAGCAAGCGGCTTCGTCGGCCTACCAGCGGGCGGCCGAGCGCTAGAATGAGCCGTCGGCGCTAGCCGCGGGTGCGCCACGGACCGTGTTCCACCACAACCCGCGGCTAGCGCCAACGGCTCATTGACGGATCAATGCGAGCCGCCGCTTTGGCGCATCCGCATCCGGGCGCGGCTCAGCACAGGGCCGATCGTGTTGACCGGCAGGCCCACGGCGTGGCTGATCTCGTTGTACGAGCGGCCTTCGAGGTGGTACATGCGGACTACCTGGGCGTCGGGCTCGGGCAAGCCGCCGAGCATGTGATCGACCTCTTCGCGATCGGCGACACGCTGTTCGACCGGCGCTTCGCCGTTGGGGATGTCGGCCGGGTAGCCCGGGGCGTACATCGCGACAGGGGTCTGCCCGGCCTTCTGCATCAGCCGCCGGACCACGACGCGGCGCGCGATCACCGAGAGATACACGTGCAACGCGCTGCGGCGTTGGAAACGACGGAGCACGGCCTTATCGCGCTCCAGCAGCGTGACGAAGACCTCGGCGATGAGGTCCTCACGATCCGCCGGCGTGATCCGCACGCCGCGGCAGTCGGCCGCGTGGCTGACGACGTGTGAGATCAGGCCGATAAAGCGATCGACGAACAACGGCCAAGCATTGGCGTCTCCGCCAAGCAGGGAGTCGAGTAGATCACGGTCGTTCGGTAAGAGAGGCACTTACGGTCCCCTGCAGTCAGCGGATCGAGACCACGGTCCGTCGCGGTGTTGCGGCGGCCGCGGTTGGCGCCCCTTCGTTCTGTCCCGGTTCGTGTTTCCGGTAGCTTTCTTGGATGGAACGCCTCTTCCGACGATCCATCGCAAGCGCCTTTTCAACTGAGTGATGATCAATCGAATGGCGGCGTTCGCTAGCCCCGCGTTCGCCTACGCCAGCGGAACCGACTTGGTTCGACGGACGCTACCAAAAGGTTCGGCTGTTGGACGGGGGCTTATCGCACGCAAAACCTTGTCGCGGCATGCTTTCCCGCTGCAAAGTTAGGCAGGCAACGCCTCCACCAATCGTACGCAGCGCCGGCGCCGCAAGCAACCAGTTCGCGGGGCGTTGACATTGCTGCGCAGTGGTCCTAGCTTGCCCAATCAGAGCGACCGGCTACGATGCGTAAGCGGTTACCCAGCAACGACTTGCCGCCGCTCTATTGATACCCAGTCGCAACAAGCCACCCCGGCTCAAGGCGCCCCGGCCCCAAGGCCGATGGCTCCAAAACGGCCGCAAAGCCATCCAAGACCAATCCACCGCCAAAGCGGTCAATATCTAGCAGGAGAAACTCCCCGATGCCGCACGTCGTCACCCAGCCCTGCTTCAACTGCAAGTACACCGACTGCGTGGTCGTCTGCCCGGTGGAGTGCTTCTACGAGGGCGAGAAGATGCTCTACATCCACCCGGACGAGTGCATCGAC from Botrimarina mediterranea encodes:
- a CDS encoding RNA polymerase sigma factor; the encoded protein is MPLLPNDRDLLDSLLGGDANAWPLFVDRFIGLISHVVSHAADCRGVRITPADREDLIAEVFVTLLERDKAVLRRFQRRSALHVYLSVIARRVVVRRLMQKAGQTPVAMYAPGYPADIPNGEAPVEQRVADREEVDHMLGGLPEPDAQVVRMYHLEGRSYNEISHAVGLPVNTIGPVLSRARMRMRQSGGSH